Proteins from one Thalassophryne amazonica chromosome 20, fThaAma1.1, whole genome shotgun sequence genomic window:
- the LOC117502325 gene encoding LOW QUALITY PROTEIN: DNA polymerase lambda-like (The sequence of the model RefSeq protein was modified relative to this genomic sequence to represent the inferred CDS: inserted 3 bases in 2 codons), whose amino-acid sequence MTSPSSQSTTNNFNKHITVKLEVLAKASTHQGRALSYSKAVNALKSHHKPVTSHQEACQIPGIGKRMAEKIDEIMESGHLRKLNHIREAVLELFSNIWGVGTKTAQLWYQQGFQTLEDMRTKAHLSNCQKIGFKHCNDFLGQLPREEAAAIEKIVKDVVSPGLLVMAYSSYHRGKVTXEDADVLMTRPDGKSHKGVFSKVLQLLCDSGFLTNDLVSHEENGEQKKYMGVCGLREPXHRRLDIIVVRYNEFACTLMYFTGSVHFSRSTRAPAKTKNMSLSGHSLNKEVVCQGKVFGGTPLPTLTGKVVFSLLGIPYREPHEQDWRLSPCVLAFVRVTMEIMTTVESTIVLFTY is encoded by the exons ATGACGTCACCC TCCTCCCAGTCCACAACCAACAACTTCAACAAACACATCACAGTCAAACTAGAAGTGCTGGCCAAAGCCTCCACTCACCAGGGGAGGGCGCTCAGCTACTCCAAGGCTGTCAATGCACTGAAGAGCCACCACAAGCCTGTGACATCACATCAGGAGGCCTGTCAGATTCCAGGAATTGGAAAACGAATGGCTGAAAAAATTGATGAGATCATGGAAAGCGGTCACTTGCGAAAGCTCAACCACATCAGGGAGGCTGTGTTGGAGCTTTTCAGCAACATCTGGGGCGTGGGCACCAAAACGGCTCAGCTGTGGTATCAACAGGGATTTCAGACTTTGGAAGACATGCGCACCAAGGCTCACCTTAGCAACTGTCAGAAAATAGGATTTAAACACTGCAATGACTTTCTTGGCCAACTGCCCAGAGAAGAAGCAGCAGCCATCGAGAAAATAGTCAAGGATGTTGTCAGCCCAGGCCTGCTGGTGATGGCATACAGCTCGTACCACAGGGGAAAGGTGAC TGAGGATGCTGATGTGCTTATGACTCGTCCTGATGGCAAATCCCACAAGGGTGTGTTCAGTAAAGTACTGCAGCTCCTCTGTGACAGTGGGTTTTTGACAAACGATCTGGTGAGCCACGAGGAGAATGGGGAACAGAAGAAATATATGGGTGTGTGCGGCTTGCGGGAAC GCCATCGCAGACTTGACATCATCGTGGTGCGTTACAATGAGTTTGCCTGTACGCTTATGTATTTCACCGGCTCGGTGCACTTCAGTCGCTCCACGAGAGCCCCGGCAAAGACCAAAAACATGAGCTTATCGGGACACTCGCTAAACAAAGAAGTGGTTTGCCAAGGGAAGGTGTTTGGTGGCACTCCACTTCCTACACTGACGGGAAAGGTTGTTTTTAGTCTTTTAGGAATACCTTACAGGGAGCCCCATGAACAGGACTGGAGATTATCACCGTGCGTTTTAGCTTTCGTCAGAGTAACAATGGAAATCATGACGACAGTGGAGTCTACAATTGTGCTGTTTACATACTGA